A segment of the Bacillus sp. es.034 genome:
TTGGTGTTACGACATCCGTCAAGAATTTACCGAGTGCTTTCTCTTTTGACGTCATGGCCATTTTTTCTGCAGGAGGGTTGATCGATGTGATTTTCCCTTCAAGATCAATCGAGAGAATACCATTGTGGGCCGACTTGAAAATCGCATCCCAACGGCTGACTTCCAGTTGAGAGAACTTTGCATAGGTAGCCAAATACTGATCTTTCGTCAAAAATCCAGAAATCTGTCCGTTCTTATTGATTACCGGCCAAATATCGTGATCAATTTCTGTTATATGTTTTAATTCATCCGTTTCTTTTAGAAAATGAATGTTCGTTTTATGAATGTCAGATAGTGTTCTTTTCTTTTTTAGTAATCCACTTAAAAGATCATTCTCTGTGAAACACCCCACCAGCTCATCCTTAATGTTATAAACCAACCCGCCCTTCACTCGAGATTCAAGTAAACGATTTGCAACAGCTTCAATGTAATCGTTTTCAAAATACTTTATAGAAGTACTAGTCATTGCATCTTTCACTAACAATGTGCTCGCTCCCTCTGAGTGATTCACTCATTTATTTATAATGCAAGAAGTGTGCCAACATTAAAAAGACCATAAAATACTGACTATTCTAATGTTTTACAATATTTCAACTATAAAACAGATCGGAAAATGTTGCAATATCGCAACAAGTGTTGCATGAGTGCCATTATTCAGCAGAGAATAAGGTCGAAAAATAGGAAAAAGACCTATATGTCTTTTATTCATTAAAAAAACGTTGCGTTTGAGCAACGTTTTACTAATTTTATTCGTTAGAAGATTAGGAGTATGGAGACGGTGCTTCTACTTATTGCTAATAAAATAGAGCCAAGCAAGAAGCACGGGGACGGTTCCCGTGCTTCCTGAATAATGTTATAACTTTGTTGTGTTATTGAAGGTATGACAACAAATAGATTCCAGCACACACTCCATCAGATAATGGTGTGTGTGCTGGAATCCAATAGTTTTGCCAATTCAAATATGAAGCCAATTAGAAAACTCACAAAAAAAGCAATAAGCAATTTTGACTTCTGTTACTCTGTAGTAAGTTTTCGAAGCTCCCAAGCAATATGCGCACTTTCCTCTAATTCTTCTAATGCAAAAAATGCTTCCATGATGCCTTTTCCGGGTACTACTGGGCCGTGATGGCTCAACAGCCATCCATCACTTGCATGTACACGTTTATCAAACACTTGAAACAACTCTTGGCTACCTGGTTGTTCATAAGGAACTAAGCCAACTGTACCCAACTTCATTTTCAAGTATGGAGTATGGTCCGGCATACAATCCGATTCATTCAGGCCAGGTAGACAACTCCATAGCACACTATACGTGCTGTGCACATGAAGAACTGCAGCAGCGTTAGGCTTTGCTTTGTATACTGACAAATGCAATGGCCATTCTTTGCTTGGTTTTATGTCCCCATATTGAATTCCATCCATGTCCAATACAGCAAACTCCTCTGCTTTCAGAGTTCCAAAGCATGTTCCAGTGGCAGTCACATACATCTTTCCTTCATGAAGGAAACTTAGGTTCGCAACACTCCCCGTTGCCTTCCCGCGTTGAAAGAGGCTTTTGGCAACCCAATTCGCCTCTTTCATCTTCATCTCTACTGTTTGATCCATATTTTCCACTTCTCTCTTATGTTAAAGATAAGGCTTGAAGGAAAAAGTCAGATTGTCCAAAGTTTCCGCTTTTAAATACCATCCGAATCCGTTGATCTTCTATTGGGATCATAGTGGGTACTCCTGGTGAAATGCTATCTCCAATATGATATCCATTGTACCCAAGTCGTTTGGCCACCGCCCCACTCGTTTCTCCGCCTGCTACGATGATTCTGTGAAACCCGGCTTCAACAGCAAGTTCTGCCAGATCTGCGGTGGCTTTTTCTAATCTTCCGGCCACTTCTTCTTTGCCTTTTTGTTGAATATCCCGCACATTTTCAGGTGTGTCGCTGCTGTATACCAGGATGGATTCTTCTTTGTTTTGAGAAATCACATTCCAAATCTTCTGGACCGATTCTTCCCCTGACATCAATTTAAGAGGATCCATGAAGTAGGTTTTACCACCTGATTGTTGATATTCTGTAATCTGGTTTCGAGTCGCTTCACTACAACTCCCTGCTAACAGTAACGCTGGCGAATCAGATCGCGCAAAGTCATCCGCATCCGCTTGTTCCTTACGCATTTTTGCCAATGGATAGGCAAGGCCACTTCCACCTGTGATGAGTTTGAGTTCTCCAAATAATTCTACCAGCTTTTCCGCGTCTTCTTCTTTCTCGTAATCCGGTATGATATAAAAAGGCGAATCCTTATATTGTGCGGCTATTCCTGTCATCCATTCATTTACTTCTTCCTTGTCTAAAGCATCCGGCATTTTCACACTGGGAAATTTGCTCTGGGCGTCCATTAAACGAACCAGATCACAATCCCGCATGGGCGTAAGCGGATGATCCTTCATTGGGCTCTTATCGAGTGGAACTCCATTTACATATAAACATCCATTTTTAACAGCCCGTCCATTTACGGGAAGGGCAGGACAAAGAATCGTATAAGGAACGTCCAGCTCTTCCATTACTGCATCACAAATCGGGCCGATATTCCCCTCAGGTGTAGAATCAAATGTTGAGCAATATTTTATATAAAACTGTTGTGCCCCTTGCTCTTTTAACCAGGCGATCGCCTCGAGTGAATCGTTGACAGCGTCATTTGGATCTTGAGTACGTGTTTTCAAGGCAATGACACATACCTCTGCCTTTGGAACCTCATCCATTTCAGGTATTCCAGAGTATAAAACGGTACTGAGTCCGCCTTTCACGAAGAAAGAAGCGATGTCACTACCACCGGTAAAGTCATCTGCAATCACACCAAAGCGCAATAAATTCACCCCCATCCTATGTTTTTATGTACTACTTTACCAATTCAGCTTCTGTTTCTTGATAGCTCTTATTACGCACCTTTACACCCAACAAATCTTCAAAATAACATATCATGGCATGCTTGTAGAAATCACCTTGTCCGTTTTGTAATGCAAGTTGATACGTTTGCATCGTTCCACTCAACGTTGGCAGCGGAATCTGGTATTTCATTAATACTTCATTCATACTTTCCATGTCTTTATAAGCTCTTTCAAGTGAAAAACTATGTTCAAAATCCCCTTCTAACACCTTAGGAATCAATGTTTTTGAAGCAAAACTTGATCCAGTTGCCGTCATTAATACATCACCGAGTTTCTCTGGATCTAAACCAAGCTTCACTCCAACCGGTAATAATTCACTAAAGCTTGCACAACAAATATTTAATACACAGTTATTAATCATTTTCGTCAGCTGCCCAGCCCCGTTGTCACCCATGTAGAGGATCTGTTTCCCCATCCGGTCAAGCATTGGTTTCAGTGTGTGAAATAGTTCTTCATTCCCGCCGCACATGATCGTAAGTGTTCCTTCGACCGTTGTTCTGGGATGACCCGAAATGGGGCAATCCATATATTCGATACCATTCTCCCTGCAGGTTTCTGCGACTTCTACTGCTCCTAAATAACTGATGGTGCTAAAGTCGACAATGGTCTGACCCTGCTTCATATATTTCAGTAAACCGTTTTCCCCTACTACAACCTTCTTTACAATCTCTAAGTCTGGCAGACAAAGAAATAGATAATCACTATCCGCTGTCTCCAAAATATTCGTTGTGGTTTTAATCCCTTGTGCATTGAATTCTTCTAATGCCTGTGGATTTGCATCACACACAAGATAATCATACTCACCTTCTTTTTCACCTTTTGCCAGATTGAATGCCATACCTGTGCCCATGACGCCTAATCCAATAAAACTTACTTTCATTGAAATCTCTCCTTTTTGTTTGAAATCATTTCAAGGGCTGAAGAACGGGGAAGTACCTAAGCGTTTACTTTATCCCCTTCCAATGCACCGATGACCGCTTTGACCGCTTCTTTTGGACTTGTTAACACCGGAAGTCCTAATGTGCTCGTTTCAACTTCTGCACATGCCTGCGTGATCTGGGCAAGAATGATGGCTTCGCATCCTCTTTTTTGCAATTCCGCTGCGGCAAGACGATTCAGATGATTATGTTCGTCCTCATGACCAGCCTTCAATTCTGTCATCGCCTGCGTAATAATCTCCGTTTCAACTTCCACTTCCCTGCCCCATTCATTGGCAAGCTTCTCCAATTGGGCTTTTGTTGCGGGTCCGGACGGTGCAGTAGTCGCCACAACGCCGATTTTTGTATAATGAGTAACGGCCTTTTCTAACATTGGGCGATCCACCGCAAAGATCGGGACGGATATAAATGGCTTCACAGCATCCACTACAGGTGTCAGCACAGTGCATGCTACAATAATCGCGTCTACTCCCGCTTCCTGTGCTTTACTGGCCAAATGGACAAAATCCCGAAATGATTTGTCATCGATTCCATTCATTTGGTTGGCATGATACTGGATATTCTCGTCAACAAAATTTAAGACCGTCACTTCTGGTGCCAATTGTTTGAAGGCTGCATTTAAAGGTGGTACAGCATTGCAGGTTGCATGTATAATACCGATTTTCATTTCGATTCTCCCCCTAGTGGTTTCCAGTTTATAGAGTGACCTTTACCTTACTTGAAGTTTTTTTTAGCACATCGATCATTTGACTGATATCTAATACTTTTTCATTGATATTTAATGTATTGCATAACCGGCTGATATGAGGCTGTTTCAACATCGCTTCTTCCAGGACACCATGGTTCCAGAAAACATCCTGCTTATGAGAATCCTGAACGACTCTCTTATTTGCCATCACGATGACGCGTTCAAAGTTATTCACAACAAATTCCATATCATGTGTAATGGTAATGATGGTTTTCCCTTCTTGAACTAATGAATCAATGATGTGCCCTAGTCTTTTAATGGCCAGGGAGTCTTGTCCAGCTGTTGGCTCGTCTAAGATAATCGTATCTGTATCCATCGCAATGACCGAGGCAATGGTGACAAATTTCTTCATGGAATAAGGCAAGTTATACGGATGTATATCTAAGAATGGCACGATTCCTGTCAATTCAGCTGCCTTCATTACATTTTCTTCAATTTTCTCTTGTGAAAATCCAAGGTTTTTAGGTCCGAACCTAATTTCACTTTTTACATTTTCGTGAAAAATTTGATCATCAGGGTTTTGAAAGACATACCCCACCTTTTTAGATATCTGAGCTGTTGTGTAATCTTTTGTATTCAATCCATCAATGATCACATCACCTTGGGTCGGCTTTGTTAATCCATTCATCATTTTGACTGTTGTTGTTTTCCCGGCACCATTTTGTCCAACAATAGCTACTGATTCGCCCTTTTCGAAATTCATGCTGACATTTTCAACCGCTTTAAAACCGTTTGGATAACAATAGGTAACGTCCTTTAAAGTTAAATAGCTCATCATTTCACCCCTTGTAATTCCATCCATTGTTTCATTACTTGAACGGAGTCCCTTTCAGTGATGGGTATTCTTTCTGTATACATATTGTGTTTCCGCATTTGTAAATCCAATAGCGTATACTGGGTTAATCCTAATCCATAGTCCTGTGTATCTTCTTCAGAAAGCACTTCTTCCGTTCTTCCTTGTTTCTTAATCTGTCCATCCTGAAGGACAATCACATAGTCTGCATATTCAGCAATCAATTCGATCTTGTGCTCTACTAAAATAATGGTTTTTCCTTTTTTCTTCATAATATCGATTACCCTGAATATTTCTTCCGTACCTTGTGGATCCAACTGTGATGTCGGTTCATCAAAAATGAGGATATCCGGTTCCATTACGATAATGGACGCTAAAGCGACCCGTTGTTTTTGACCGCCCGACAACTCATTCGGGTTTTTGTGCTGGATATACTCAACCCCCAGCAATGTAATGATGTCTTGTACTTTCTGTTTAATAACACTGATTTCAACTCCTAGATTCTCCAGTCCGAAAGCGATCTCATCAAAAACAGTTTCCTTCACACCACTGATTTGGGTAAATGGATTTTGGAAGACAAACCCCACCTTCTGAGCAAGATCACTTGGATCCCATTCACAAACATCCTTCCCATCTATCAGCACTTCCCCACTTCTATCACCATTAAAAAAATGTGGAATAAAACCTCGGCAAACATTGCAAAGTGTGGTCTTTCCCCCACCATTCACACCGACCAGAGCGTAAAATTTCCCGCTTTCAATCGTAAGATTCAGATCATCCAATACTTTTTCACTTCCAGTAGGATACTGGTATGATAGATTTCTAATCTCGATTCCACTCATAAGAAAAACCTCCAGATCAAGATGGAAACAAATACAATCAATAGTACAACTCTTACCACATGATCACTCTTAGTCTTTTCCAGTTGATGTAAGCTTGTCTTCTTTGTACGGGCAGTGAAAGCCCGGGATTCCAGTGTGATGGCTTTCTCATCTGTGCTTGAGAATGATGATAATATCAGTGGGGTTAATGCCGGTACAAATGCTTTCACCCTTATACTTAGATTCCCTTCCGTTTCAACACCACGGGTTCTTTGTGCATCCATAATCCGTAATAAATGCAGCCTCATTTCCGGAATAATCGTAAGTGCAGATGAAAGGACATAGGTAGCTTTTGGCGAAACTCCTGCTATTTCTAATGCTCGGGATAAATCATTGATTTTTGTAATCTGAAAAAATAACACAATGGCTGATCCCACCGCCAATATTTTGGAGGTTAATTGTAAACTGAAATGGATTCCTTCTTGTTTAATGGAGAAGATGCTCCATGACCATAATATGGTCTCTCCAGGGTAGAAAAATGATTGCAAAAGAAAAATCATGAATACAATCGGTATCAATCCTTTTAAGACGAAGTCTGCGTACTGCTTTGTTTTTCCAGCTGCCATTGCAATAAATAAACATAACACGGGGACTAAATAAGAATAGATATAACCTGGTAACAGTAGCGGGGTCATCATTAAAAAGGCGGCAAACATGAATTTAGTAGTTGGATAGAGATTTAGAATGAAACTTCTCAGTTTTTCCATATGTGTATCTCCCCTTTCATGGTAAGGTTCATTTTTTGCTGATTATAGAAAAATTCCGGTCAATCCTTTCAAGCCCTCTGTTATTCCTGGAATATATTTTCCGAAAGCAGAAACGCGATATAACGGGGTGAGTGATGCAGTGACCTCAGATTCCTCAGCATGTTCACCCCGTGTTTTTTTAAGCTCCTATTTTAGTACTTCTATTATTATTGTTCATCGTAAGATATAAGTGACCATACTTTTGTTTAGACAGGTATTGATCTGACATCTTACGAACAATCATATAGGCAACTAAAATCGAGAGAATTTTATCAATACTTTCAACAAATATCTTTTGTGTAAAAACGGATGTCCATATTTCTTTGCCTGAAGCTAAAAGTACGGCAGTGATTGTATCTGATCCAGTTCCTGAAGCTCCACCAAAGACAATAACCGTGGTCGGGGTAGCGATTAAGATGGCAACGATTGCAACAATAAAGCCTGTAAAAGCGACCTTCCAAACATTTTTTGTCAGCCCCTTTTTGGCCATGAGACCTACTACAATCCCTGAAGCCATGGCAACCGGCATAAACGCCAGCTGAGTAGGGTTGAATATCCCGAATATCAGTTTTGAGACGCCTCCAGTTACTGCTCCAACCCAAGGACCGGCTACCATCGCAACAATCATCGTGCCGATTTGATTTAAGAAAAGAGGGATCTTTAATAATTCAACCAATTCTCCAGCAACTACATTGACGGCAACACCAATGGGAATGAGCAATATGGAAATAAGCGTAAAATCCTTTTTTATACTTTTCATGTATAGTCCTCCTTTTATATGGGTTTTCTAAGATTTCATTTCTTCAAATTTTCCTTGCTCATGAGCAGCATCCAAACGGTTGCTGCCAGCCTCTTTCTCTCCAGGATGAGGATGAAATTTTTTATACATATCAGTGAAATAGGGTTCAACTTCATTCGCCCATTGAACACTTGCCCGGCTTTTTTGAAGAAGGGATTCCTGTTTTTCTTTTACTGATTGGAGTACCGCCTCTTCATCGAATGAAACCATTTTACGATTCTTGAGAATCCATTCTCCCTTTACCATCACTGATTCAATCGAACTCCCATTTTCGTAATACACAAGCTGAGAAATTACATCGGCATTCACTGTTAAAGCAGATGAGCGCTTGTTTAGTAAAACAAGGTCCGCTTCATAATCCTGTTTAATTTTTCCCCGCTTTTTCTCTTCGCCTAATATGTGTGCTCCCCCAACTGTCGCCATTTTAAGGACATCTATCGGCTGCAGCCATTCATGGAAATTGGGATGTTCTTGCCGGCTGTGCATAACAGCTATCCTCATGGCTTCAAAAAGGTTATGGGAGATTCCGCAATTGGAGGAATCCGTTCCTAAGGCCACGTTGATTCCATCTTCAAGATAGGATGATACGTTCGCTCTCCCGCTGCCAAGCATCATATTACTGACTGGATTATGAACAAAGGAAACCCCATGTTCAGCTAACATCTCTGCCTCATCATCTTCAATCCAAATGGAATGGGCGGCGGACAACTTTCTCGAAAGTAATTGTTGATCCCGCAGTCTGCCGAGTATGCCGCCCGAAAACGCCGAATCCCCGACTTTCTTTTGAATTCTTGTTTCGAGAAGATGTGTATGAACACATGCCCCTCTTTGTTCACTCAATTCCTTACATAACGCGAGCATTTCCTCGGAACAACGCTGCGGAGCATTTGGACCGACTACTATTTGAATTCGATTATTTTTATCATGCCACTTTTCGAAAAGAGAGTTATAAAACGCTCTCATTTCAACCACTGATATCGGTGTTGCTTGGTCCAGTTTTCGCTTTGTATCGATCGGCAACTCAACTGGAAGAAAATGATGATCAGGAATATCATGCATCATGGGAGCGAATCCGACTCTAATGGATGATGCTTCGTATGCTTTAAGGGCTGCTTCTGATCTTCTGATATGAGGAAAATGGTCAATGCAACTGGTCACACCGCTTTTAATCATGTCTATTACACCTAAAAGTACTGCATTGTAAATATCCTCATCATCAAGTGAATAACCATATGCTGTTGTATAAAGGGACCACATTTCTAATGGAAGATTGCTGGTTGTTCCTTTTAACAGATTCGAATAGGAATGATAATGAGCATTCGTCATACCAGGCATGACGATCATTTCAGATCCATCGATTGTTTCATTTACGTGAATTGTTGGTTCACTCCCAGGGAGGTGTGGGATGACTTCTTTTATGCGTCCATTTTCCACACATACACTGCCCTGAATGATACCTGACTGGTCATCCATCGTAATGATGGTGGTGTTTTTAATGAGAGTTGACATGGAGTCACCCCTTCAATGAATAATTTTCAAAATATTAAGATAACTAAGCGCGTAAAAAGATTTATTTTTGTGTCTCTGCATAGTTTGTTTCCAGAGTAGAAATTCGTTCTGCAAAACGTCGTGCCACTGTCTCTCCATCTACATCCATCAGAATGGATGTATTTGATTCTGAATGACCCCACTGTCCTGTAAACTCAGTGACCGTCTGACCGGCTGTAAGTTCTCCTTTTGTCTCGATTGAAACAAAAGCTGGCTGGACCTTAAAGAGTTCTGGCCAAAGGGCATAAGCTACGGCTGGGACATCATTAAAGAAAACGCCTGTCTCCGTTTCTGACGATTGCTTGGCGGCAATGTAAGCCTTGCGCCGAAATTCAGCGGCCTCTAATAGGAAAGTTCCTGGTCGCGTATTCGCATACCTGATACGTTCAAGGTTTTCGTGTGAGATTCTCACTTTTGTACATACATCGAGACCTACCTGTACGATTGGGGCACCAGAATTGTATATCACCCTTGCTGCCTCGGGATCAGTTGCCAGATTGAAGGACGCCACTGGGGAATAGTTCCCGGCAACACGGACTGCGCCACCCATGACAATGATCCTTTTCACTTTCTGCGCGATACCAGGGTCTATAGATAGAGCCAGAGCCACATTGGTTAATGGACCTATCGCTAAAATAGTGATCTCGTTTGGTGCTTCGTTACAGCGCCTCACAATCTCCATGGCTGCAAACTCCCCGGCTTCTGATACGGTAGGGGCTGGGGCCTCGACTCCACCAAAACCATTATTGCCGTGAATATGCTTGGCAAATTGCGGTTGACGTATGAGGGGCCTGCTTGCTCCCCGGTAAACGGGGATATCCGTCCTGCCTGCTAATTCAAGTAATGAAAGGGCATTATGAGTCGCAGTCTCCACCTCAATATTTCCATGTACTGTTGTCAAAGCTTCAATATGCATTTCCGGTGACGCAAGTGCAAGATAGATTGCGGCAAGGTCGTCTACCCCCGGATCCGTGTCAATAATTACTCTTTCCATCATCATGTTAACTCCTCCTATTCTCTTTTATAAGAATATCAAGACACATATCAGCACTAACTCCTTACTGTAATAAGGTTTCGGTCCCAACGCCTTCGATACTCTTTTTCTATTAAAACTAAACCAATTGAGAGTTTCTTTCTCTGTCTACCCCTTCGCAGAAGCGACGTGTTTTGTCCTCGTCAACCGGGTTCGTCATAATATCATCCACTTTCGCCCCATATCCAAAGACAGCTCCATCCGCATATTTGAGCAGATTGGCGGTTTCGACTTTCATTCCACTGCCGATAATGATTGGAACATCAGGGACTGCATTCCTTACCGCCTCTAAATTCTCAATGGAAGGAGGTTGAGCTGATTCCTCACCCGCAAGAATGATAGCGTCCGCCATTCCACGATAGGCAGTATCACGAGCCAAGACATCAATAGGACGAGCCGCTAAAGGAGCAGCATGTTTTGTTTGGATATCTGCGAAAATCTTGACTTTATTCTCTAAACCAAGAAATTTACGATATCTTGCTACCAAGTGCGCCGTACCGTTAATAAGACCCTGATCGGTTACGTATGCATCTGTCAGGACGTTAAGTCTGATAAAATCAGCCCCTACTGTTCCAGCAACTGCTAAAGCAGATTTCCACGAGTTTCTCAGGATATTAATCCCCATTGGAAGCTTCACTTCACGGCGAATTTCGTGAGCAATCAATGTCATCGCTGCTACTGTTTCAGGTTCCTCTGTTTCAGGGTAAAATGGGTAGTCATTAAAGTTTTCTACCATAACTGAGCTGGCTCCGCCTTTTTCAAGACTTTTTGCATCACGGATGGCAGCTTCTAATACATGGTCGATATTCCCTTCATATAGGGGGGATCCTGGCAGCGGACCTAAGTGAACCATTCCTAATACTGGTTTTTCGACACCGAACATATTTGCAAATGAGGTTTTCATACTATTTTTCTCCTCCTTTTAATGTTGATCATGTTCCTACTAGGGGGTAAATTCTTAAACTCTCAATCCATTATTCTATTCCATGAACGAATGGGCAGTTGGAAGGGAAGGCATTTATTCTTTGACTCCGGTTGAAGCCATCCCTAAGTCGATTTCGTCCATAGAGAGTGCAACATCGGCATCCATGCTTGGTGCCCGAAGCTGAGAAGTGAGTCCGCCATCAATGGCTAAGACATGACCCGTGATGTATGAAGCATCAGGTGAAGCTAAGAAACGGACTCCATGACCAACATCTTGAGGCATTCCAAGCCTGCCAAGTGGAATGAGAAGGTCAGGAGAGGATTCCTCCCCGACTGCTGTACGGTTTTCAACCTCTATGGCGCCTGGCATCACAGCATTCACCCGGATTTTCCATGGAGCCAGATCAAGTGCCATTGCTCTTGTAGCGGCCTCAATGGCCCCTTTCGTCGCATCGTAAGCGACACGATTCCGATGCGCGCGCGTTGCTCCACCAGAACTCATATTGATGATGACCCCGCCCTCCCCCTGATGGACCATTGCTCTTGCCGCCATTTGGCTACAGTAGTATAGTCCATTAAGGTGTACATTCATGAGGTTCTCCCACATAGGGAAGTCCGTTTTTAGAAAGTGTCTTTCCGAGAGCGGTCCGTGACCAATACCAGCATTGTTAACAAGCACATCTATACCTCCTTGGAAATGACGTGCTTCCTCAAAGAGGTTTTTCACATCTTCACTTGACGCTACATCCGTATAGACGAATAGACCTTCTCCTCCAGATTCAATGATCTCCTCCACACAGCGCTCGCCCGCTTCAGGATCAATATCAGCAATGACCACCGATGCACCGGTCTCTGCGAAAGCCAGGGCAATTCCACGTCCAACCCCCTTAGAGCCGCCAGTCACGATCACACGTTGCTTTTTTTTATCACTCATTGTTTATACACCTCATTCAAATTTAGTTATCCAATTCCGTTTGGATAAGACTCTTTCGCAAATGACTTCTCTATTACTACAAAAATTTAAAACTGCTAAACTACTGACTTACAAAACACAAAGCATGTAAGCCTTTTCATTTAATTGCAAACACCACCTGGATAGTTAAAGAAGGTAAGGTAATCCTACTTGGACTGTTTCGCTAACGCTGACTCCTCTGCCAATTCAATCGTTGTATAATCCTCCAATGTATCAGAAAACCAGTATTGTAAGTCTGCTTCTCTTTCATGAACATAAACAGGTTCCCCGTTAACCAGTTTCAAAGGTATATCATGTCCGGGTACTAAAATACTGTTCTCCCTTTTTTTCCATAAACTCCATAAGTAATCGATAGAATGCTGGCTATCTGAGAGATTCAGTGTCATATCGACGTTTCTTGATAAAAGCTCCGCCCTATTCTTAGCGGCATCCCCGCTAAATATCAGATCATAATCCCCATTGTCTACGGTGTACGCCAAATGACCTGGTGAATGTCCTTTCGTTTGATGCGCCACAATTCCTGGAACAATTTCTTCAAGGTCGTTGACCAACCTTATTTGTGAAGAAGAATTTAATTCTTTCACATACAATTCAGGAACATGCCAACCTCCAGGTGGTTCGTTTATTGCCCAATCCATATCCACCTTCCCCACTACAATGGTCGCGTTGGGGAACATAGTCCAATTAACACAATGATCCCAATGCGTATGTGTCAATAAAACCATAGAGATGTCACTTGGAGATATACCTCTGGCTTCGAGTTTATCTAATAGTAAAGGCCTGACACCGAAGCTGCCGACATCGATAATAATGTGTTGGTCATGGTGGGACAATAACGTGACTGTACTCC
Coding sequences within it:
- a CDS encoding class II aldolase/adducin family protein, with product MDQTVEMKMKEANWVAKSLFQRGKATGSVANLSFLHEGKMYVTATGTCFGTLKAEEFAVLDMDGIQYGDIKPSKEWPLHLSVYKAKPNAAAVLHVHSTYSVLWSCLPGLNESDCMPDHTPYLKMKLGTVGLVPYEQPGSQELFQVFDKRVHASDGWLLSHHGPVVPGKGIMEAFFALEELEESAHIAWELRKLTTE
- the otnK gene encoding 3-oxo-tetronate kinase; amino-acid sequence: MRFGVIADDFTGGSDIASFFVKGGLSTVLYSGIPEMDEVPKAEVCVIALKTRTQDPNDAVNDSLEAIAWLKEQGAQQFYIKYCSTFDSTPEGNIGPICDAVMEELDVPYTILCPALPVNGRAVKNGCLYVNGVPLDKSPMKDHPLTPMRDCDLVRLMDAQSKFPSVKMPDALDKEEVNEWMTGIAAQYKDSPFYIIPDYEKEEDAEKLVELFGELKLITGGSGLAYPLAKMRKEQADADDFARSDSPALLLAGSCSEATRNQITEYQQSGGKTYFMDPLKLMSGEESVQKIWNVISQNKEESILVYSSDTPENVRDIQQKGKEEVAGRLEKATADLAELAVEAGFHRIIVAGGETSGAVAKRLGYNGYHIGDSISPGVPTMIPIEDQRIRMVFKSGNFGQSDFFLQALSLT
- a CDS encoding NAD(P)-dependent oxidoreductase; translation: MKVSFIGLGVMGTGMAFNLAKGEKEGEYDYLVCDANPQALEEFNAQGIKTTTNILETADSDYLFLCLPDLEIVKKVVVGENGLLKYMKQGQTIVDFSTISYLGAVEVAETCRENGIEYMDCPISGHPRTTVEGTLTIMCGGNEELFHTLKPMLDRMGKQILYMGDNGAGQLTKMINNCVLNICCASFSELLPVGVKLGLDPEKLGDVLMTATGSSFASKTLIPKVLEGDFEHSFSLERAYKDMESMNEVLMKYQIPLPTLSGTMQTYQLALQNGQGDFYKHAMICYFEDLLGVKVRNKSYQETEAELVK
- a CDS encoding aspartate/glutamate racemase family protein encodes the protein MKIGIIHATCNAVPPLNAAFKQLAPEVTVLNFVDENIQYHANQMNGIDDKSFRDFVHLASKAQEAGVDAIIVACTVLTPVVDAVKPFISVPIFAVDRPMLEKAVTHYTKIGVVATTAPSGPATKAQLEKLANEWGREVEVETEIITQAMTELKAGHEDEHNHLNRLAAAELQKRGCEAIILAQITQACAEVETSTLGLPVLTSPKEAVKAVIGALEGDKVNA
- a CDS encoding ABC transporter ATP-binding protein; amino-acid sequence: MSYLTLKDVTYCYPNGFKAVENVSMNFEKGESVAIVGQNGAGKTTTVKMMNGLTKPTQGDVIIDGLNTKDYTTAQISKKVGYVFQNPDDQIFHENVKSEIRFGPKNLGFSQEKIEENVMKAAELTGIVPFLDIHPYNLPYSMKKFVTIASVIAMDTDTIILDEPTAGQDSLAIKRLGHIIDSLVQEGKTIITITHDMEFVVNNFERVIVMANKRVVQDSHKQDVFWNHGVLEEAMLKQPHISRLCNTLNINEKVLDISQMIDVLKKTSSKVKVTL
- a CDS encoding ABC transporter ATP-binding protein, which encodes MSGIEIRNLSYQYPTGSEKVLDDLNLTIESGKFYALVGVNGGGKTTLCNVCRGFIPHFFNGDRSGEVLIDGKDVCEWDPSDLAQKVGFVFQNPFTQISGVKETVFDEIAFGLENLGVEISVIKQKVQDIITLLGVEYIQHKNPNELSGGQKQRVALASIIVMEPDILIFDEPTSQLDPQGTEEIFRVIDIMKKKGKTIILVEHKIELIAEYADYVIVLQDGQIKKQGRTEEVLSEEDTQDYGLGLTQYTLLDLQMRKHNMYTERIPITERDSVQVMKQWMELQGVK
- a CDS encoding energy-coupling factor transporter transmembrane component T, whose protein sequence is MEKLRSFILNLYPTTKFMFAAFLMMTPLLLPGYIYSYLVPVLCLFIAMAAGKTKQYADFVLKGLIPIVFMIFLLQSFFYPGETILWSWSIFSIKQEGIHFSLQLTSKILAVGSAIVLFFQITKINDLSRALEIAGVSPKATYVLSSALTIIPEMRLHLLRIMDAQRTRGVETEGNLSIRVKAFVPALTPLILSSFSSTDEKAITLESRAFTARTKKTSLHQLEKTKSDHVVRVVLLIVFVSILIWRFFL
- a CDS encoding ECF transporter S component; amino-acid sequence: MKSIKKDFTLISILLIPIGVAVNVVAGELVELLKIPLFLNQIGTMIVAMVAGPWVGAVTGGVSKLIFGIFNPTQLAFMPVAMASGIVVGLMAKKGLTKNVWKVAFTGFIVAIVAILIATPTTVIVFGGASGTGSDTITAVLLASGKEIWTSVFTQKIFVESIDKILSILVAYMIVRKMSDQYLSKQKYGHLYLTMNNNNRSTKIGA